In Clostridium sp., one DNA window encodes the following:
- a CDS encoding GerAB/ArcD/ProY family transporter: MQYSLGNKITPYQLLCILTGTVIGVGLLSLPNEVTEIARQNGWISVIVGGIYPLYMVCIACILQNKFPEKNILQLSKKFFGNFIGNFLNIIFMLNFIIYTTTIASGLTILLATFIMSFMSPIKLLIFVIFLGAISSYSGLKPLASINELIFVITIVVCLISLVALGKGKILNVLPVFDLDVKSLLSASFKSYFSYGGTEIIFLLYPLLSDKKNFKSYAVIAVLFIIFLYSSITFLTIYYCGIDLIKKSFWAILISTKSIEIPIINNFRFIFMFLWTIVNFKTISNNYFASVFILHDLLKKFSVKKLSIIMYPILVFMASNFINEESRRTFLKFIIPKYVLFNIVYFTIICCMVLVKRNDLNEKK, encoded by the coding sequence ATGCAATACAGTCTGGGAAATAAAATAACCCCATATCAGCTGCTATGCATTTTAACAGGTACCGTTATAGGTGTAGGTCTGCTCAGCCTTCCAAATGAAGTAACTGAAATTGCCAGGCAAAATGGCTGGATTTCAGTTATTGTCGGAGGAATTTATCCACTGTATATGGTATGTATTGCATGTATACTTCAGAATAAGTTTCCGGAAAAGAACATATTACAGTTGAGCAAGAAATTTTTTGGAAACTTTATAGGAAATTTTCTTAATATAATTTTTATGCTTAATTTTATAATATATACTACTACTATTGCGTCAGGGCTGACTATTCTTCTGGCTACCTTTATAATGAGCTTTATGTCGCCGATAAAACTACTCATATTTGTAATTTTTCTGGGAGCCATATCAAGTTACAGCGGACTGAAACCTCTGGCAAGTATAAATGAATTGATTTTTGTAATTACTATAGTTGTTTGTCTTATTTCTCTTGTTGCACTTGGCAAAGGGAAAATTTTAAATGTTCTTCCTGTATTCGATTTGGATGTTAAATCCCTGCTCAGTGCAAGTTTTAAATCATATTTCTCATATGGCGGTACGGAAATAATTTTTTTACTATATCCCTTACTGAGCGATAAAAAGAACTTTAAAAGTTATGCGGTAATAGCTGTGCTGTTTATAATATTTCTGTATTCATCCATAACTTTTTTGACAATATACTATTGCGGAATAGACTTGATAAAAAAATCCTTCTGGGCAATACTTATATCTACTAAATCAATTGAAATACCCATAATAAACAATTTCAGATTTATATTCATGTTTCTATGGACCATAGTCAATTTTAAAACTATTTCTAACAATTATTTTGCATCTGTATTTATATTGCACGATTTACTTAAAAAGTTTTCAGTCAAGAAGCTGTCCATAATTATGTATCCCATTTTAGTGTTTATGGCTTCCAACTTCATAAATGAAGAATCCAGGAGAACTTTTTTAAAATTTATAATTCCAAAATATGTTTTATTCAACATAGTATATTTTACTATAATATGCTGTATGGTACTTGTAAAAAGGAATGATTTAAATGAAAAAAAATAA
- a CDS encoding YjfB family protein, producing MDIAALSIVMNQSKVQQDAGIAVMKMAMDNNNDTALQMTEMLDDITVDPNLGNNIDMRA from the coding sequence ATGGATATAGCAGCACTATCAATTGTAATGAATCAGTCAAAGGTTCAGCAGGATGCAGGAATAGCAGTTATGAAAATGGCTATGGACAACAATAATGATACTGCTTTGCAGATGACTGAAATGTTGGATGATATTACAGTAGATCCCAACCTCGGAAATAATATAGATATGAGGGCATAG
- a CDS encoding spore germination protein produces the protein MDDLDMNSSIKKIIDGLGNTDTVIKRFFEIGNKFPIQAVLLYVNSLADRKSIDMNILKPLMLSTNDNLRLSTDICNIICKKYITSSSTLIEEDIDQAIFALKRGDTVLIIECTDDFIIIDTRDGNYRQISESLNEYAVRGSREGFVENLETNVSMIRRMIKHTDLTIENFTLGKYTQTDIKLIYIDSIADEKIMKNIRDRLSAIDVDSITGAGIIEQYIESHPYSVFPQCFATERPDIVINDLMEGRAAILCQGTPYVLVVPAVFTEFFQAIEDYYERSILSSTIRILRLIAVVLVITLPAAYLSFIKFNAELIPIKFLLPLVSTRRGLLLTPLIEILSMEMIVEFLREGGLRLPGKIGQTLSLVGGFIIGDAALKARLVSPATLVVVGTAVIGTFVIPNYDMSLSIRIVRFPMIILADIFGIVGIAAGWYLILLHLFSMNSFGIPYLSLKKHDLEDTFIRAQLWNMDRRPEAIPNKNRTRQGNSMKKFRGKH, from the coding sequence ATGGATGATTTAGATATGAACAGCAGTATAAAAAAGATTATTGACGGTCTTGGAAATACAGATACAGTTATAAAAAGATTCTTTGAAATAGGAAATAAATTTCCAATACAGGCAGTACTCCTTTATGTAAATTCTCTTGCAGACAGAAAATCCATAGATATGAATATACTAAAGCCTCTCATGCTGAGTACAAATGATAATCTACGTCTCTCTACGGATATATGTAACATAATATGTAAAAAATATATAACTTCAAGTAGTACACTTATAGAAGAGGATATTGACCAGGCCATATTTGCCCTGAAACGTGGAGATACTGTATTGATTATAGAATGTACGGATGATTTTATAATAATAGATACAAGAGATGGAAATTATAGACAGATATCAGAATCTTTAAATGAATATGCAGTCAGGGGCTCAAGAGAAGGATTTGTTGAAAACCTGGAGACAAATGTAAGCATGATCAGAAGGATGATAAAGCATACCGATCTGACTATTGAAAATTTTACCCTGGGAAAATATACTCAGACAGATATAAAACTAATATATATAGACAGCATTGCAGATGAAAAGATAATGAAAAATATAAGGGATAGGTTGTCTGCCATAGATGTGGATTCAATAACGGGAGCGGGTATTATAGAACAATATATAGAAAGTCATCCCTATAGCGTGTTTCCTCAATGTTTTGCAACTGAGAGGCCGGATATAGTCATAAATGATTTGATGGAGGGCAGGGCTGCAATATTATGTCAGGGTACACCATATGTTCTTGTAGTACCTGCGGTGTTTACAGAATTTTTTCAGGCAATAGAAGATTATTATGAAAGAAGTATATTGTCTTCTACAATTAGAATTCTAAGACTGATTGCAGTTGTTTTGGTTATAACTCTTCCTGCCGCCTATCTGTCATTTATAAAATTCAATGCGGAACTTATACCGATAAAATTTCTTCTCCCTCTTGTGTCTACAAGAAGAGGGCTCCTGCTGACTCCTTTAATTGAAATATTGTCCATGGAAATGATAGTGGAATTTTTAAGGGAAGGAGGACTGAGACTGCCTGGGAAAATAGGTCAGACTCTCAGCCTGGTTGGAGGATTCATAATCGGTGATGCAGCACTAAAGGCACGTCTTGTAAGCCCTGCCACTCTTGTGGTTGTAGGGACAGCTGTAATTGGAACATTTGTTATTCCAAATTATGATATGTCGCTTTCTATACGTATAGTGAGATTTCCAATGATAATACTTGCCGACATATTTGGAATTGTTGGGATTGCTGCCGGATGGTATCTGATTTTGCTGCATTTATTTTCAATGAACAGCTTCGGAATTCCCTATCTATCCTTAAAAAAACATGATCTGGAGGACACATTCATCAGGGCACAATTGTGGAATATGGACAGAAGACCAGAGGCCATACCAAATAAAAACAGGACCAGACAGGGAAATTCCATGAAGAAATTTAGGGGGAAACATTGA
- a CDS encoding transglutaminase-like domain-containing protein, whose protein sequence is MKKLYIPVAILNVVLLVVLVSRAYGVVYISCRYITLLLVGTMAVFEFINYILNRSKKIFLALSVVFAAMSIFAGIYRYSYFIKLFNDMRDMALRIDNMTVVNSSVHFSLIYPFYFLMIPVVTIIYLILFKFKKGTAAVFINTFVLVLYGLLQFDSAVKDVLLLYIFLVFIDLNKYDFGEKLKGGSKKRIISYYLIASIILSGVVFKFVPERSGKEADDIEYKLSSMFNGEKTRIYNFSTIGINEGNMSFLGKKLQIESTKLSLISGDVPGYLRTKVYYGYNYNRWIENVQLPIIIGKNVLNVDSLIRYNVPNIADNSELVKKNIKYNEENNIKVRKITVQNLNNNFSSVMISPNYIKKVVPNKNSYITMYDNENYLVGQNLFNYSIDYYDYSSTETFEKYVKSEHKDDINNIHGKANVNNVNYNLINNALNFTSSDRVKKLAYKITSKASDNSEKVKLIQNYLLGNYKYDLQPDPMGDSSPDYVDFFLFNEKRGYCMSFASAAVMLCRAVGIPARYVEGFKVRDEKDSGGRYILRSSDAHAWCEVLTSAEKGIWSILETTPRYEEGSTDSTDSTLQGNTKSAGRQSQTQNTGNDGRTKVIPKSHEDTEAKSKQQKPADKNYFTHILGKVKNYRYAAVIVCIGLICIIVKFLRRKFILKSIVHSESLVPLYTYLLKRLKTIGLVKKSYETDREFAVRIKNIIDIEVLVEAVYGEVYGDKKSDFDKKLVISAAEKIIKENSNILRYYIKKWI, encoded by the coding sequence ATGAAAAAATTATATATTCCCGTAGCCATACTGAATGTTGTATTACTTGTTGTTCTGGTCAGCAGGGCTTATGGTGTTGTATATATATCATGCAGATATATAACATTACTGCTTGTAGGAACTATGGCAGTATTTGAGTTTATAAATTATATATTAAACAGAAGCAAGAAAATATTTCTGGCTTTATCGGTGGTATTTGCTGCGATGTCCATATTTGCAGGTATTTACAGGTATTCCTATTTTATAAAGCTGTTCAACGATATGCGGGATATGGCGTTGAGAATAGACAATATGACTGTGGTGAATTCAAGTGTCCATTTTTCATTGATTTATCCATTCTATTTTTTGATGATACCTGTAGTAACAATAATATATTTGATTTTGTTCAAATTTAAGAAGGGTACGGCGGCAGTATTTATTAATACTTTCGTACTGGTATTGTATGGTTTATTGCAATTTGATTCAGCTGTAAAAGATGTATTGCTTTTATACATCTTTCTTGTCTTTATAGATTTGAACAAATATGATTTTGGAGAAAAGTTAAAAGGGGGTTCCAAAAAACGAATAATTAGCTACTATCTTATAGCGAGCATTATATTATCTGGTGTTGTATTCAAATTTGTCCCGGAGAGATCGGGAAAAGAAGCGGATGATATTGAATATAAACTCAGCAGCATGTTTAATGGTGAAAAGACGAGGATTTATAATTTTTCTACTATTGGAATCAATGAGGGGAACATGTCTTTCTTAGGTAAGAAGCTTCAGATAGAAAGTACGAAGCTTTCATTGATAAGCGGTGATGTTCCCGGGTATTTGAGAACAAAAGTATATTACGGATATAACTATAATAGATGGATAGAAAATGTACAACTTCCAATAATAATAGGAAAAAATGTATTGAACGTAGATAGTTTGATACGTTATAATGTACCCAACATAGCAGACAACAGTGAACTTGTCAAAAAGAATATTAAATACAATGAAGAAAACAATATTAAGGTCAGAAAAATTACTGTTCAAAATTTAAATAATAATTTTTCAAGTGTAATGATATCACCTAATTATATAAAAAAAGTAGTTCCAAATAAAAATTCGTATATTACCATGTATGACAATGAGAATTATCTGGTAGGGCAGAATCTATTTAATTATAGTATAGACTACTATGACTACAGCAGCACGGAAACATTTGAAAAATATGTAAAATCAGAACATAAGGATGATATAAACAACATTCATGGAAAAGCCAATGTCAATAATGTAAATTACAATCTGATCAATAATGCCTTGAATTTTACAAGCTCCGACAGAGTTAAAAAACTTGCATATAAAATAACATCAAAGGCATCGGACAATTCGGAAAAGGTAAAGCTCATTCAAAATTATCTGCTTGGCAATTATAAATATGATTTACAACCTGATCCAATGGGTGACAGTTCTCCAGATTATGTGGATTTCTTTTTATTCAATGAGAAGAGGGGATACTGTATGTCATTTGCCAGTGCGGCTGTAATGCTGTGCAGAGCTGTTGGCATACCAGCCAGATATGTGGAGGGTTTTAAAGTAAGAGATGAAAAAGACAGTGGAGGAAGATATATTTTAAGATCTTCAGATGCCCATGCCTGGTGTGAAGTTCTTACATCGGCTGAGAAAGGCATATGGTCAATACTTGAAACTACTCCAAGATATGAAGAAGGTTCGACAGACAGTACAGACAGTACTTTGCAGGGAAATACTAAAAGTGCTGGCAGGCAAAGCCAGACGCAGAATACCGGGAATGATGGAAGAACAAAAGTAATTCCAAAATCACATGAAGATACTGAAGCTAAAAGTAAGCAGCAGAAGCCGGCAGATAAAAATTATTTTACTCATATTTTAGGTAAAGTTAAAAATTATAGATATGCAGCTGTAATTGTCTGTATAGGTTTGATATGTATCATAGTCAAATTTTTAAGGAGAAAATTTATACTTAAAAGTATAGTTCATAGTGAATCCCTGGTACCATTGTATACCTATCTGTTGAAAAGATTGAAAACAATAGGGCTGGTAAAAAAATCTTATGAAACCGACAGGGAATTTGCTGTCAGAATAAAAAATATAATTGATATTGAAGTGTTGGTGGAAGCCGTATACGGGGAGGTATATGGAGATAAAAAAAGTGATTTTGATAAAAAGCTTGTTATAAGTGCTGCGGAAAAAATTATAAAAGAAAATTCCAATATATTAAGATATTATATAAAAAAGTGGATTTAG
- a CDS encoding Ger(x)C family spore germination protein: MICAFFMVGIKNADAVENLEIVAGIGSDIEYNTPNLVSYSIPLSTYIFGDTGEDGENTRISSTIRKGVGKTIGETRENRQSISDKKSILGFEKVYVISESNAVYGIEPIIDVLFKNPQLNDTGYFVICKGKAEDMLSHKVKGYPSSSDFIEGLMKNEFNYSFFPKNTKITDLYTSLYVEGVNPVIPYIEICDGKIKVSGMALFKDANMVAKSNPDDSKWLNLMRNDRSFGIVSLQKSSKNYADFYADSSRKISVDRIDGKLHFTIELKLKGNTITNTYFKDLSKNVNTRELFEKEIGEIVHKNCCLVINKMKMEYKTDCIGLGQYAAAKYGRWSNTDWNKEVLDSSIDVNVKVSVENCGRGSFQK, from the coding sequence ATGATATGCGCATTTTTTATGGTAGGTATAAAAAATGCAGATGCAGTTGAGAATCTTGAGATAGTTGCAGGAATAGGTTCGGATATTGAATACAATACTCCGAATTTGGTATCATATAGTATACCATTATCTACCTATATATTTGGAGATACGGGTGAAGATGGAGAAAATACCAGAATAAGCAGTACAATAAGAAAAGGTGTGGGGAAAACCATAGGTGAAACTAGGGAAAACAGGCAGTCAATATCGGATAAAAAGAGCATACTCGGATTTGAAAAGGTGTATGTGATAAGTGAGAGCAATGCTGTTTATGGAATTGAGCCGATAATAGATGTATTATTCAAAAATCCGCAGCTGAATGATACCGGTTATTTTGTAATATGCAAGGGCAAAGCTGAGGATATGCTTTCACACAAGGTAAAGGGATATCCGAGTTCCTCTGATTTTATAGAAGGCCTGATGAAAAACGAGTTCAATTATTCCTTTTTCCCAAAGAATACAAAGATAACGGACTTATATACCTCACTTTATGTTGAAGGTGTCAATCCTGTTATACCCTATATTGAAATATGCGATGGCAAGATAAAAGTATCGGGTATGGCTTTGTTCAAAGATGCAAATATGGTTGCAAAATCAAACCCTGATGACAGCAAATGGCTTAATCTAATGAGAAATGATAGAAGCTTTGGAATTGTGAGCCTTCAGAAGAGTTCAAAAAATTATGCAGACTTTTATGCGGATTCATCAAGAAAAATCAGTGTAGACAGAATTGATGGAAAACTTCATTTCACAATAGAATTGAAATTGAAGGGAAATACAATTACGAATACTTATTTTAAAGATCTTTCAAAAAACGTAAATACTAGAGAACTTTTTGAAAAAGAAATTGGAGAAATAGTGCATAAAAATTGTTGCTTGGTTATAAATAAGATGAAAATGGAATATAAAACAGACTGCATAGGTCTTGGACAGTATGCTGCAGCAAAATATGGAAGGTGGAGCAATACGGATTGGAACAAAGAAGTGCTTGATTCCAGTATAGACGTAAATGTAAAAGTATCTGTAGAGAACTGCGGACGCGGCTCTTTTCAAAAATAA
- a CDS encoding DUF58 domain-containing protein, whose protein sequence is MIKVKISFIVTLAVLAAAYYFYGKEIINSLFLTFISMLAVSMVSLLFLKKYIKVRLGFPDGKFFVDDKLKIYLEVKNKSVFLYPYIHFTSEFIDVDGRFRLLPFSNIKIELNCSLSKRGIYTLQNYFLEASDMFSISSRRLNFDDGFMMKIYPKIIKLPLKVQKIIDDTVNCMENNISMYMPDTYFSVEKYAVGDSLKNVHWKVSAKRNNLYVKKFDVVEKQGIKIYMDMLNYNVSDEMIVSFSISIIRHVLYGGESIYLNIENSNSASFKLTTPEDYELILLYYLKHKSMGEGNFFNRILKNEQKSNPKYKCTYIITYGILPGDIKMILKIKESCKNLIIFTLEDISGDLKKKLSDTGIYWTFSEEEV, encoded by the coding sequence ATGATAAAAGTTAAAATATCATTTATAGTTACCTTAGCGGTATTGGCTGCCGCATACTATTTTTATGGGAAAGAAATAATCAACTCATTATTTTTGACATTCATATCCATGCTTGCTGTTTCAATGGTTTCGTTACTTTTTTTGAAAAAATATATAAAAGTAAGACTTGGTTTTCCAGATGGAAAATTTTTTGTGGATGACAAACTGAAAATTTATCTTGAAGTAAAAAATAAAAGTGTATTTTTGTATCCATATATACATTTTACATCTGAATTTATTGATGTAGACGGGAGATTTAGGTTACTGCCTTTTAGCAATATTAAAATTGAACTGAACTGTAGTTTGAGCAAAAGGGGAATTTATACCCTGCAGAATTATTTTCTGGAAGCGTCAGATATGTTTTCAATATCGTCAAGGCGATTGAATTTTGACGATGGATTTATGATGAAAATCTATCCTAAAATCATAAAGCTTCCTTTGAAAGTTCAGAAAATCATAGATGATACGGTGAATTGCATGGAAAATAATATAAGCATGTATATGCCGGATACATATTTTTCCGTTGAAAAATATGCAGTTGGAGACAGTCTTAAAAATGTGCACTGGAAAGTAAGTGCCAAAAGAAATAATTTATATGTTAAAAAATTTGATGTTGTCGAAAAGCAGGGCATTAAAATTTATATGGATATGCTGAATTACAACGTATCGGATGAGATGATAGTTTCTTTCTCCATATCCATAATAAGGCATGTATTATACGGTGGCGAGAGTATTTACTTAAATATTGAAAATTCAAATAGTGCTTCATTTAAATTGACAACACCTGAAGACTATGAATTAATCCTACTATATTATTTAAAACACAAAAGCATGGGAGAAGGAAATTTTTTCAACAGAATATTGAAGAATGAACAAAAAAGTAACCCAAAATATAAATGTACTTACATTATAACTTATGGAATACTGCCCGGAGATATAAAGATGATTTTAAAAATAAAAGAGAGCTGTAAAAATTTGATTATATTTACACTGGAAGATATCTCTGGAGATTTGAAGAAAAAGTTATCTGATACTGGCATATATTGGACATTTAGTGAGGAGGAAGTATGA
- a CDS encoding BglG family transcription antiterminator codes for MRFSARLIQILFLLLRSDKPIPAGVLAENLQISKRTIFRELRKADNCLKEYDLSLDTKSKKGVSITGNESDENRLLEELKNLEYIDPQNRKERHNHLILELLKQEEPQKMYYYSSLLKVSEGTISNDLDTVENWFLENNIKLVRKSGLGIYLDYKEEDYRKACMRYVYQNSEDPFKLLSDLIEPDIIDKIIASMKHVKNSILSEMAESSYTELTAYLSIITKRVLMGRKNIREKSIDLTEKNIRDYEFVIELISMLGGRFSIEYTTTDIIDVYIYIKGSKLQHINESEDVVDTEPDIRYMIYEMIQQYDSTIAYQLKQDTDFIKGLIAHVRPTIVRLKHGIEIQNPFQDEIKDLYPRVYEKAQRAAKVIEEKFDVEIPEQELGLLAIHFGGAEVRLKNNYKFRRKVNVGVICSSGIGISALLSSRISNIFHDKVRIRTLSFEDLYSDKISDVEILISTFDLNTSKYNYIKVNAMLTEKDVLLISKEIENVLKNSKLDESTEKTDDTLTQVEKINLISREISSIIKNFELYTVNSYIQLDEIMTFVSEILGENESNKNYIYNDLKKREMLSTQVIPEFEFVLLHAKTKGVDESKFILIKPESDHFENEYFSKAKVALVMLIPEGDPRDVPAISSISSALFEDEIFLDDIKNGNREAVKSYIEEVLKEYLAEQIKNL; via the coding sequence ATGAGGTTCTCAGCAAGATTAATCCAAATTTTATTCCTTTTGCTCAGGTCGGATAAACCTATTCCCGCTGGAGTTCTTGCTGAAAATTTGCAGATAAGCAAAAGAACTATATTTAGAGAATTGAGAAAAGCAGATAATTGTTTGAAAGAATATGATCTTAGCTTGGATACTAAATCTAAAAAGGGTGTCAGTATTACTGGAAATGAATCCGATGAGAACAGACTGCTGGAAGAATTGAAGAACCTGGAATATATTGATCCGCAAAACAGAAAAGAGCGCCATAATCATCTTATTCTGGAGTTATTAAAGCAGGAAGAACCTCAGAAGATGTATTATTATTCAAGCCTTTTAAAGGTTAGTGAAGGTACAATCAGCAATGATCTGGACACTGTAGAAAACTGGTTTTTAGAAAACAATATAAAATTGGTTAGAAAATCCGGGCTTGGAATTTACCTGGATTATAAAGAAGAAGATTACAGGAAAGCATGTATGAGATATGTATATCAGAATTCAGAGGACCCGTTTAAATTATTATCTGATCTAATAGAGCCTGATATCATAGATAAAATAATTGCTTCAATGAAACATGTAAAGAACAGTATATTAAGTGAAATGGCGGAGAGTTCCTATACGGAACTCACAGCGTATTTGTCCATAATCACAAAGAGGGTACTTATGGGCAGGAAAAATATAAGAGAAAAGAGTATAGATTTAACAGAGAAAAATATTAGGGACTATGAATTTGTAATAGAATTAATTTCCATGCTCGGTGGGCGATTTTCAATAGAATATACTACTACAGATATAATAGATGTGTATATATACATCAAGGGTTCCAAGCTTCAGCACATAAATGAAAGCGAAGATGTAGTTGATACAGAACCCGACATCAGATATATGATATATGAAATGATTCAGCAATATGATAGTACTATAGCTTATCAGCTTAAACAGGATACGGATTTTATAAAGGGGTTGATAGCACATGTAAGACCTACAATAGTGCGATTGAAACATGGAATCGAGATTCAAAATCCATTTCAGGATGAGATAAAGGATTTATATCCTAGGGTATATGAAAAAGCCCAGAGAGCTGCAAAGGTAATTGAAGAAAAATTTGATGTTGAAATTCCAGAGCAGGAACTGGGCCTGCTGGCAATACATTTTGGCGGAGCTGAGGTACGGCTGAAAAATAATTATAAATTCAGGAGAAAAGTAAATGTAGGTGTCATATGTTCCAGTGGAATAGGAATTTCTGCACTGCTGTCTTCAAGAATATCCAATATTTTTCATGACAAGGTAAGGATAAGAACTCTTTCCTTTGAGGACCTGTACTCTGATAAAATAAGTGATGTTGAAATATTGATATCAACCTTTGACCTGAATACTTCCAAATACAATTATATAAAGGTAAATGCAATGCTTACGGAAAAAGACGTTCTTTTGATTTCAAAGGAGATTGAAAACGTATTAAAAAATTCAAAATTGGATGAAAGTACTGAAAAAACAGATGATACACTTACCCAGGTGGAAAAGATAAACTTGATAAGCAGGGAAATAAGCTCTATTATCAAAAATTTTGAATTATATACTGTAAATTCGTATATCCAGCTGGATGAAATTATGACTTTTGTGAGTGAAATACTTGGAGAAAATGAAAGCAATAAAAATTATATATACAATGATCTGAAGAAAAGAGAGATGTTGTCTACACAGGTTATACCGGAGTTTGAATTTGTACTGCTCCATGCGAAGACCAAAGGAGTGGATGAATCAAAATTCATATTGATAAAACCTGAATCTGATCATTTTGAAAACGAGTATTTTTCAAAGGCTAAAGTAGCTTTGGTTATGCTTATACCGGAGGGCGATCCGAGAGATGTGCCGGCAATTTCAAGTATAAGCAGTGCACTGTTTGAAGATGAAATATTCCTGGATGATATAAAAAATGGAAACAGGGAAGCTGTGAAAAGTTATATAGAAGAGGTGTTGAAGGAATATCTTGCGGAACAGATAAAAAACTTATGA
- a CDS encoding nucleoside/nucleotide kinase family protein: MLDRIVSYKFSVNSFEVNADYYERDIKNIFIPILKKLTHMKKNKNGRFLVYLAAPPGAGKSTLASFLEFLSRDNEEVLEIQAVGIDGFHYHQDYIKNNSIVVDGKKVPMVEVKGCPETFDLDRLKSKIAALKHENVMWPVYDRNLHDVVEDQILVTKDIVLIEGNWLLLDEDKWRELKEYCDYSIFIDADEAMLKERLVQRKTRGGLSREDAVKFYEKSDGKNLRRVMDNSSGADLYLKLSKDGKYETGGIINGN; this comes from the coding sequence ATGTTAGATAGAATTGTGTCATATAAATTTTCAGTTAATTCCTTTGAGGTGAATGCAGATTATTATGAAAGGGATATAAAAAATATATTCATACCCATATTGAAAAAGTTGACTCATATGAAGAAAAATAAAAATGGGAGATTCCTTGTGTATTTGGCGGCTCCACCCGGGGCGGGTAAAAGTACTTTAGCTTCATTCCTGGAATTTCTCTCAAGGGACAATGAGGAGGTTCTGGAAATACAAGCAGTTGGAATTGATGGATTTCACTATCATCAGGATTACATTAAAAACAACAGTATAGTAGTGGATGGAAAAAAAGTACCTATGGTAGAAGTCAAAGGGTGTCCGGAAACTTTTGATCTGGATAGATTGAAATCAAAAATAGCAGCTTTAAAACATGAAAATGTCATGTGGCCGGTCTATGACAGAAACCTTCATGATGTAGTAGAGGACCAAATACTTGTAACAAAGGATATTGTGTTGATTGAAGGCAACTGGCTTTTGCTGGATGAGGACAAATGGAGAGAATTAAAAGAATATTGCGACTACAGTATCTTTATAGACGCCGATGAAGCAATGCTGAAGGAAAGGCTGGTACAGCGAAAAACGAGGGGGGGATTATCCAGGGAAGATGCAGTGAAGTTTTATGAAAAAAGCGACGGCAAAAATTTGAGAAGAGTGATGGACAATAGTTCCGGTGCCGATTTATATTTGAAGCTGTCGAAAGATGGAAAATATGAAACAGGAGGTATTATAAATGGAAATTAG
- a CDS encoding PTS sugar transporter subunit IIA, with protein MLKEMLENNINVVDEVANWKEAVKIAAAPLKNGGFIKDEYIDAMLNNIIDNGPYVVIMPGVAMPHSRPEDGVLKTGMSLLKLSKSVKFPEDKDVKLIIVLAAKDSDRHLKLISELTELLMEDESVKKLFSAKSREEVLECIC; from the coding sequence ATGCTGAAAGAGATGCTGGAAAATAATATAAATGTGGTGGATGAAGTGGCAAATTGGAAGGAGGCCGTTAAAATTGCAGCTGCTCCATTGAAGAATGGTGGATTCATAAAGGATGAATATATTGATGCAATGCTGAACAATATAATAGACAACGGACCTTATGTGGTTATCATGCCTGGTGTTGCCATGCCGCATTCAAGGCCGGAGGATGGGGTATTGAAAACGGGAATGTCACTTTTGAAGCTGTCGAAAAGTGTAAAGTTCCCGGAGGATAAAGATGTAAAACTGATCATTGTCCTGGCGGCAAAAGATTCCGACAGACACTTGAAATTGATCTCTGAACTGACTGAACTGCTTATGGAAGATGAATCTGTAAAAAAACTGTTTTCGGCAAAATCCAGGGAAGAGGTACTTGAGTGTATATGTTAG